CTGATTATATTCTAGCTGTTGTTTTTAGGGAAATTATTGTCAATTGGGTTATTCGCAAGAAACTCTGTGAAGTTTTTGGTGCGTCGTTTTAGTTTGCCATCCGAAATCGAGGGTTTTCTTGTTAGATCTCTGCTAGTGCcacactttttttaaatttttttttttaggtttttatatttttttttccttttcatcttGTATCCTTCTGTTATTctgagaaggaaaagaaaaaaaaaaaagcgtcTCGAAAAAAATTAGGGTTTGTTTATTGATTTAGGGTTGTGTACATAGATAGGTAGATAGATACATGCGATGGCGTTGAATTTCTCGCATCGACCGATTTTTTCTGAGGATAATTTGGTTTCGCCGATGAGGATGGGAATTCCAGAGAAGAGTGTTGTTGACAATTGCTTTGATTATGGGAGAGAGaggggtggtggtggtgcgaACCACGATGACATTCTCGATCTTTTGCCTTCGGATCCCTTCGGCATGGACATCAGCACCACCGTCACAGCCATCACCGGGTGGCTCGAGGATTTGGAGATTGTTGATTATGGTGGGTACCGAAGGGATGAGCTTGGGGCGAGTGATGGCAATTACCAGCTTTTTGCTGGGTTGAATTTCATTTGGAACAATGCTATGAGGTTCCATGCTTCTTGTGTTGAGGAGAAGAGAGGGTTTGGCGAGAGTTGTTCTGTGAGAAATGATGGGGCTGCTGCTGCATCGAGCAATTTTGGGTTTGGATCTGTTAATAATTATGATGAAGTGTCGGGTTTGCCTGCTATTAGCAGGTCTGGTGATGTTGTGAGACGGGTTGGAGGAGCAGGCAGGGGTGATGTTGCGAGACCGGATGGAGGAGGAAGTGGGGGTGAGGAGCTTGCTCCTCACCCGGCCTTGAGTTTTTCTCTTGGTTACCTGGGTTTGTCTGATCTGCTTGTTGTTGAAAGGGTGTGTAAATCTTTGCATTCCACGGTTTGTGGGGATCCGCTTTTATGGAGGAGTATTCATGTGGA
This genomic interval from Glycine max cultivar Williams 82 chromosome 5, Glycine_max_v4.0, whole genome shotgun sequence contains the following:
- the LOC100778863 gene encoding F-box protein SKIP14 — protein: MALNFSHRPIFSEDNLVSPMRMGIPEKSVVDNCFDYGRERGGGGANHDDILDLLPSDPFGMDISTTVTAITGWLEDLEIVDYGGYRRDELGASDGNYQLFAGLNFIWNNAMRFHASCVEEKRGFGESCSVRNDGAAAASSNFGFGSVNNYDEVSGLPAISRSGDVVRRVGGAGRGDVARPDGGGSGGEELAPHPALSFSLGYLGLSDLLVVERVCKSLHSTVCGDPLLWRSIHVDPPLNERITDDVLFQLTNRAQGHLQCLSLVECTRITDDGLKRVLQSNPKLTKLSVPGCTRLSIEGIVGILKAYNSMGTQGLKHLHIGGLYGVTQKHFEELSFLLGADGPLLQHSHKPHYYCRGNLYLSCDDDRVIDIEVCPLCQNLRLVYDCPAESCQGVEHTTQICRACTLCIPRCSQCGCCINDSEYEETFCLELLCSSCSKQLVKCSEREDRKIGSDKSAVIHEQS